CGTAGATCTGCTGCACGCCCTGGCCACTCATGGCGTTGGCGAAAGAGTAAACCGTGTAGGCCAGTCCCCGGCGTTCGCGGATCTCCTGGAACAGGCGCGAGGACATGTTGCCGCCGAGCACGGCGTTCAGCATGCCCATGGCGAAGCGGCGCTCGTCGGTTGCCCCGAGGCCCGGAAAGCTGATGCCCACGTGGGTCTGTTCGGTGTCGCGCTCGCGCATGAGCACGGCCGGGGTGTAGCGGCCTAGGGGCGGGGCGGACAGGGGCGAGCCTTCCGGCAGCGACCCGAAGTGGCGCTCCACCATGCCCTGGAAGGCTTCGTGATGCACGTGCCCGGCTGCGGAGACCAGGATGCTGCCGGGGCGGTAATGGGCGGTGCGCCAGCTCTCCAGCCCGGAAAGATCGAAGCTGCGGACCGTCTCGGGCATGCCCAGGATGGAGTGCCCCAGGGAGCTCTGCGGCCAGATTTCGCGCCAGAAGGCCTCCATCAGGCAGTCTTCCGGGTCCTCCTCCACCATGGCGATCTCCTGGAGCACCACGTCGGTCTCGCGGGCCAGGTCGTCCGCCGAGGGGCGCGGCGAGAGCACGATGTCGGCCAGGATGTCCATGGCCTCGTCCAGATGCGTGTCCACCACGCGGGCGTGGAAGCAGGTGTGCTCGCGGCTGGTGTAGGCGTTGGAGTAGCCGCCCAAGAGATCCAGGGACTTGGCGATGTCCAGGGCGGAGCGGCGCTTCGTGCCCTTGAAGGCCAGATGTTCCCAGAGGTGGGCCATGCCTTCCTGGCCGGGGGCCTCGTGGACCGAACCTGCCTCTATCCAGATGCCGAAGCTTACGCTGCGGGCTCCCTGAAGGTGTTCGGTGGCGATGCGCAGGCCGTTGTCCAGGGTGTGGAGGCGGTTGTCGTAGGGGAGTGTCATGAATTCTCGCGGAAGTACGGCTTGCCCAGGCCCGCCGGGGCGTGACCCCTGCGGCCCAGGGCGGTGGCCAGACTCAGTGTGAGGATTGTGAGAACGTAGGGGAGTATGCGCAACACGTAGAGCGGCACCAGATGGATGCCCGTGGCTTGGAAAAAGAACTGGAGCGCGGAGAGAAGCCCGAAGAACAGCGCTCCGGCCATGGCCCACACGGGCCGCCAGCCCGCGAAGATGACGATGGCCACGGCGATCCAGCCCTGGCCTGCCGTGATGCCTTCCTTCCAGCCGGGCGTGAACACCAGCGACAGATACGCCCCGGCCATGCCCGACAGGAAACCGCCCGCGCCAAGCGCCGCGAAGCGCGTTGCGGCCACGGGCGCGCCCATGGCGTCGGCGGCGGCGGGGTTCTCTCCGCAGGCGCGCACGGTGAGGCCCATGCGGGTGCGGCCAAGGAAATACCAGGATGCAAGGGTGACCAGGATGCCCAGGTACACCACGGCGTTCTGCCTGAAGAGCACCTGCCCGATGAAAGGGATGTCCGAGAGCAGGGGGATGGGCGTCTCCTGGACGCGCAGGCCGATCTTGCCGATGAGTCCGCGCCCCAGATAGTTGGAGAGCCCCGTGCCCAGGATGGTCAGGGCGATGCCCGAGAGCAGCTGGTTGGCCCCCAGGCGGATGGCGAAGAACCCGTGCAGGCAGGCCAGCAGCGAGCCCACTGCCCCGGCGGCCGCGAAGGCCAGCACCGGGCTGCCCGTGACGAAACCCACCC
This genomic window from Fundidesulfovibrio putealis DSM 16056 contains:
- a CDS encoding M16 family metallopeptidase; translation: MTLPYDNRLHTLDNGLRIATEHLQGARSVSFGIWIEAGSVHEAPGQEGMAHLWEHLAFKGTKRRSALDIAKSLDLLGGYSNAYTSREHTCFHARVVDTHLDEAMDILADIVLSPRPSADDLARETDVVLQEIAMVEEDPEDCLMEAFWREIWPQSSLGHSILGMPETVRSFDLSGLESWRTAHYRPGSILVSAAGHVHHEAFQGMVERHFGSLPEGSPLSAPPLGRYTPAVLMRERDTEQTHVGISFPGLGATDERRFAMGMLNAVLGGNMSSRLFQEIRERRGLAYTVYSFANAMSGQGVQQIYAAVDPERTGELLDCLRQELAKLASGGVTPEELEHARDHLLSVLYLTLESSEDRMSRLARNQLLLGRFVPPEETASRFEEVTLDEVRALAAEILDPARAGLAVMGPTVDPGWAGTFRP
- a CDS encoding ABC transporter permease, with product MNDLAFLLTLTFKSSMAVLLAAQGEVLAERAGVINLGQEGMMLMGALTGFWVGFVTGSPVLAFAAAGAVGSLLACLHGFFAIRLGANQLLSGIALTILGTGLSNYLGRGLIGKIGLRVQETPIPLLSDIPFIGQVLFRQNAVVYLGILVTLASWYFLGRTRMGLTVRACGENPAAADAMGAPVAATRFAALGAGGFLSGMAGAYLSLVFTPGWKEGITAGQGWIAVAIVIFAGWRPVWAMAGALFFGLLSALQFFFQATGIHLVPLYVLRILPYVLTILTLSLATALGRRGHAPAGLGKPYFRENS